From a single Kitasatospora sp. NBC_00458 genomic region:
- the sufU gene encoding Fe-S cluster assembly sulfur transfer protein SufU: MKLDSMYQDIILDHYRNPHGKGLRDGDAEVHHVNPTCGDEITLRVRLDGATVADVSYESQGCSISQASASVLNDLVVGKTVGEAQAVQEAFLELMQSKGQGEGDEEVLEDAVAFAGVSKYPARVKCALLSWMAWKDATAKALAEHPAVTTD, from the coding sequence ATGAAGCTCGACTCGATGTACCAGGACATCATCCTGGACCACTACCGCAACCCCCACGGCAAGGGGCTGCGCGACGGTGACGCCGAGGTGCACCACGTCAACCCCACCTGCGGGGACGAGATCACCCTGCGGGTGCGGCTCGACGGCGCCACGGTCGCCGACGTCTCGTACGAGTCGCAGGGCTGCTCGATCAGCCAGGCCAGCGCCTCGGTGCTGAACGACCTGGTGGTCGGCAAGACCGTCGGCGAGGCGCAGGCGGTCCAGGAGGCCTTCCTGGAGCTGATGCAGAGCAAGGGCCAGGGCGAGGGCGACGAGGAGGTGCTGGAGGACGCGGTCGCGTTCGCCGGCGTCTCCAAGTACCCGGCCCGGGTCAAGTGCGCCCTGCTCAGCTGGATGGCCTGGAAGGACGCCACCGCCAAGGCCCTGGCCGAGCACCCCGCCGTCACCACCGACTGA
- a CDS encoding metal-sulfur cluster assembly factor, translating into MSDTDTTETTGADTGAAAAPAAEEGPTVIVGTTAGTVSVEDLTEALMDVVDPELGIDVVNLGLIYGIHIDESDVATIDMTLTSAACPLTDVIEDQAKTATDGLVQDLRINWVWMPPWGPDKITPDGRDQLRALGFNV; encoded by the coding sequence ATGAGTGACACCGACACCACCGAGACCACCGGCGCCGACACCGGCGCCGCGGCCGCCCCCGCTGCGGAGGAGGGCCCGACGGTCATCGTCGGCACCACCGCCGGCACCGTCTCCGTCGAGGACCTGACCGAGGCCCTGATGGACGTCGTCGACCCCGAGCTGGGCATCGACGTCGTCAACCTGGGCCTGATCTACGGCATCCACATCGACGAGTCCGACGTGGCCACCATCGACATGACGCTCACCTCGGCGGCCTGCCCGCTGACCGACGTCATCGAGGACCAGGCCAAGACCGCCACCGACGGCCTCGTCCAGGACCTGCGCATCAACTGGGTCTGGATGCCGCCGTGGGGCCCCGACAAGATCACCCCCGACGGCCGCGACCAGCTCCGCGCCCTCGGCTTCAACGTCTGA
- a CDS encoding Uma2 family endonuclease codes for MSVVAFAQLLLPDSPYAMWVRGELGEYLRLPDDGTRVEVVGGEIVVSPAPVVTHAVFLAHIERGFGRAGDADADFPWRALQAVGLDLVETGDGYVPDLVVVDAAVEERALAGDIGSLYAHDIAMAVEVTSSSNARHDRRPMFGRQVRSTKWNGYARTGVPYYLLVDRDPRQPGVTLFGEPNKAEATYEVLGEWKFGESVRLPEPFGVEIGTDAWKPWSA; via the coding sequence ATGTCGGTAGTTGCGTTCGCGCAGTTGCTTCTGCCTGACTCGCCGTACGCCATGTGGGTCCGGGGAGAACTCGGTGAGTACCTCCGGCTCCCGGACGACGGCACGCGGGTGGAAGTGGTCGGAGGGGAGATCGTCGTGTCACCGGCGCCGGTTGTTACGCATGCGGTGTTCCTCGCACACATCGAGCGAGGGTTCGGCCGCGCCGGTGACGCGGACGCCGACTTCCCCTGGCGGGCACTGCAAGCGGTCGGCCTGGACCTGGTGGAGACCGGGGACGGGTACGTTCCGGATCTCGTCGTGGTGGACGCGGCAGTGGAGGAGCGGGCACTGGCAGGCGACATCGGCTCCCTCTACGCGCACGACATCGCCATGGCGGTCGAGGTGACGTCCTCGTCGAACGCCCGCCACGACCGTCGCCCCATGTTCGGTCGGCAGGTCAGGTCCACCAAGTGGAACGGCTACGCGCGCACCGGTGTGCCGTACTACCTGCTGGTGGACCGAGACCCCCGGCAGCCTGGTGTGACCTTGTTCGGCGAGCCGAACAAGGCCGAGGCGACGTACGAGGTACTCGGTGAGTGGAAGTTCGGGGAGTCCGTCCGACTGCCGGAGCCCTTCGGCGTCGAGATCGGGACCGATGCCTGGAAGCCCTGGAGCGCGTAG
- a CDS encoding MFS transporter — MADLSPAGSGLRTAQLDGRRLSEALLPLELAPRTQLRLAAISRWNALRGVRVGLVAAALLFMLIGANLATPIYPLLQQRLSLTALDTTVLFTVYVFALVPVLAVVGHWSDHLGRRALILPAVGLAAAGDVVFATSGSFWQLAAGRAVQGIAVGLSTGAAGAALGDLLPDHPTLAAKLTLACSAGGVAIGPVVGAMLAGGSDPLLTPFLLHAIALLALCVPLALVHPRMPGRNRPPASPPRITTPAHLRPQRLALPVTGRREFLLASSAGFISYAVFGVYLSLAPAFSAKLLHTDSRLTGAVVAALLLGSSAVAQLLVPPTADRLVIALGMTGLATGLGLVVTAQYTGTPALLFIGSVLGGACQGIAFRSLFTSAVAAMNPERRGSELSSLWVIVYLGSSLPIVGVGALIQAYGLLPATSGFVLLAAALCAALAVAVARKPRHA; from the coding sequence ATGGCGGACCTCTCCCCCGCCGGCTCCGGCCTGCGCACCGCGCAGCTCGACGGACGCCGACTGTCGGAGGCCCTGCTCCCCCTGGAGCTCGCACCACGCACACAGCTCCGGCTCGCCGCGATCAGCCGCTGGAACGCGCTGCGCGGCGTCCGCGTCGGCCTCGTCGCCGCCGCCCTCCTCTTCATGCTGATCGGCGCCAACCTGGCCACCCCGATCTACCCGCTGCTCCAGCAGCGCCTCTCGCTGACCGCACTGGACACCACCGTCCTGTTCACGGTCTACGTGTTCGCGCTGGTCCCGGTGCTCGCCGTGGTCGGCCACTGGTCGGACCACCTCGGACGGCGGGCACTGATCCTGCCCGCCGTGGGGCTGGCCGCCGCGGGCGACGTCGTCTTCGCGACCTCCGGCAGCTTCTGGCAGCTCGCCGCCGGACGCGCCGTCCAGGGCATCGCGGTCGGCCTGTCCACGGGCGCCGCCGGAGCCGCCCTCGGCGACCTGCTGCCCGACCACCCGACCCTGGCCGCCAAGCTCACCCTGGCCTGTTCGGCGGGCGGCGTCGCGATCGGCCCGGTGGTCGGCGCCATGCTGGCCGGCGGCTCCGACCCGCTGCTGACCCCGTTCCTGCTGCACGCGATCGCCCTGCTGGCGCTCTGCGTGCCGCTCGCCCTGGTCCACCCCCGGATGCCCGGCCGCAACCGCCCGCCCGCCTCCCCGCCGCGCATCACCACCCCGGCCCACCTGCGCCCGCAGCGCCTGGCGCTGCCGGTCACCGGCCGCCGCGAGTTCCTGCTGGCCTCCTCCGCCGGCTTCATCTCCTACGCGGTCTTCGGCGTCTACCTCAGCCTGGCCCCGGCCTTCTCGGCCAAGCTGCTGCACACCGACTCCCGGCTGACCGGCGCCGTCGTCGCGGCCCTGCTGCTCGGCTCCTCGGCCGTCGCCCAGCTGCTCGTCCCGCCCACCGCCGACCGCCTGGTGATCGCCCTCGGCATGACCGGCCTGGCCACCGGCCTCGGCCTGGTCGTCACCGCCCAGTACACCGGCACCCCCGCGCTGCTGTTCATCGGCAGCGTCCTCGGCGGCGCCTGCCAGGGCATCGCCTTCCGCTCGCTCTTCACCAGCGCCGTCGCCGCGATGAACCCCGAACGCCGGGGCTCGGAGCTGTCCTCGCTCTGGGTCATCGTCTACCTCGGCTCGTCCCTCCCCATCGTGGGCGTGGGCGCCCTCATCCAGGCCTACGGCCTGCTCCCCGCCACCAGCGGCTTCGTCCTCCTCGCCGCCGCCCTCTGCGCCGCCCTGGCCGTCGCCGTGGCCCGCAAGCCCAGGCACGCCTGA